A part of Actinobaculum sp. 313 genomic DNA contains:
- a CDS encoding ATP-binding cassette domain-containing protein, with translation MREQGEKNRGAIMRLLAGNQVVIIVMDGLFSLALICCTAAVTVARVHAGAVTVSQALTIMLLAALLLEPLVQVAGFFYIGMGGMAAERAIGRYLSSAERAVSETTAAESSTTGVAATGNMGKQSASTVQATASEASTATADAAALAGEFPAVDPALAIQADHLTYDYGRGPVLHGIDLAVPQGGKVAIVGRSGAGKSTLLALLRGSQPLQGGRLLLGGENAADHNAAWIRRQSASVAQTTWLFTTTIAENLRLARPDATEEEMWAALRKAHVAEDIERMPLGLNTPAGEEGALISGGQAQRLSLARAFLSGRRILLLDEPTSQIDMESEAHIINAITELDHDWTVLIVTHRPSLLRLADSVWELDGGVLRAYADVEKKTALRTTATEGER, from the coding sequence TTGCGCGAGCAGGGGGAGAAGAACCGTGGCGCCATCATGCGCCTCCTGGCCGGAAACCAGGTCGTGATTATTGTGATGGATGGACTGTTCTCCTTGGCGCTTATCTGCTGCACAGCCGCGGTTACCGTGGCCCGCGTGCACGCCGGAGCAGTGACGGTGAGTCAAGCGCTCACGATTATGCTCCTTGCGGCGCTGCTCCTAGAACCGCTCGTCCAGGTGGCCGGCTTCTTCTACATCGGCATGGGAGGTATGGCCGCAGAGCGCGCCATCGGCAGGTACCTTTCGTCCGCTGAGCGCGCCGTATCCGAGACGACGGCTGCGGAGAGCTCCACAACCGGTGTGGCAGCCACTGGGAACATGGGAAAGCAAAGCGCATCAACCGTGCAAGCCACCGCGTCGGAAGCTTCAACAGCGACGGCGGATGCTGCCGCGCTCGCCGGAGAATTCCCGGCTGTCGATCCGGCACTCGCCATCCAAGCGGACCACCTCACCTACGACTACGGCCGTGGCCCGGTGCTACACGGCATTGATCTCGCCGTGCCACAGGGAGGCAAGGTCGCAATTGTCGGGCGCTCGGGTGCCGGCAAGTCGACATTGTTGGCGCTCTTGCGCGGCTCACAGCCCCTGCAGGGTGGACGTCTCCTGCTGGGTGGTGAGAACGCCGCAGATCACAACGCTGCGTGGATCCGCAGGCAGAGCGCATCGGTGGCACAGACAACATGGCTGTTCACCACCACCATCGCGGAGAACCTGCGCCTGGCCCGGCCCGATGCCACCGAGGAGGAGATGTGGGCGGCGCTACGGAAGGCTCATGTGGCGGAGGATATAGAGCGCATGCCGCTGGGATTGAACACTCCGGCCGGAGAAGAGGGCGCGCTGATTTCCGGTGGCCAGGCCCAACGCCTCTCTCTAGCCCGGGCCTTCCTTTCCGGGCGTCGCATCCTGCTGCTGGACGAGCCGACGTCGCAGATCGATATGGAGTCGGAGGCGCATATCATCAACGCGATCACCGAGCTGGACCACGACTGGACCGTTCTTATCGTCACCCACCGGCCGTCGCTGCTGCGGCTCGCCGACAGCGTATGGGAACTCGACGGTGGTGTTTTACGTGCGTACGCGGATGTTGAGAAGAAGACAGCATTGCGGACCACCGCAACGGAAGGAGAACGGTGA
- a CDS encoding ABC transporter transmembrane domain-containing protein: MTSREHARSAGADRRRRRGPSYRQVVLTPYGQRDIRIVAVLRLLAASCTAVALIATGSALGRAWNGQEPAALWIVAACGAVLAGVCAFAEIKYGGAAARAEERRIRHRLLEVVFRSATLPRNNETEFTSARLITLMADNLERLTEYRQTYYGATVASIAIPFLTLGYVAIAIDPVVGLLIMMLCPLIPLLIVAFRRAFRKTSARSRSERAKLAGRYLDAIRNLVTIRLLGRARVLRRSCASRGRRTVAPSCASWPETRS, encoded by the coding sequence ATGACAAGCCGTGAACACGCCCGGTCTGCAGGTGCGGATCGCCGACGAAGGCGGGGGCCATCGTACCGGCAGGTTGTTCTTACCCCGTACGGTCAGCGGGATATCCGCATTGTGGCGGTACTCCGCCTGCTGGCTGCAAGCTGTACCGCAGTGGCCTTGATCGCCACCGGATCGGCATTGGGCCGGGCCTGGAACGGGCAGGAACCGGCAGCGCTGTGGATCGTCGCCGCATGCGGCGCGGTACTGGCCGGTGTCTGTGCCTTCGCGGAGATCAAGTATGGAGGTGCGGCGGCCCGAGCGGAGGAACGACGCATCCGCCACCGGCTCCTGGAAGTCGTTTTCCGTTCTGCCACTCTGCCGCGCAACAACGAGACCGAGTTCACCTCCGCGCGCCTGATCACGCTGATGGCCGATAACCTGGAGCGCCTGACCGAGTACCGACAGACGTATTACGGCGCCACAGTTGCCTCCATCGCCATTCCCTTCCTCACGCTGGGGTATGTGGCGATAGCAATTGATCCGGTGGTCGGGTTGCTCATTATGATGCTTTGCCCGTTGATCCCACTCCTGATCGTCGCCTTTCGGCGGGCCTTCCGGAAGACCTCGGCGCGTTCTAGGTCTGAGCGGGCCAAGTTGGCGGGCCGTTATCTCGACGCCATCCGTAACTTGGTGACAATTCGCCTGCTGGGGCGGGCCCGCGTATTGAGGCGCAGTTGCGCGAGCAGGGGGAGAAGAACCGTGGCGCCATCATGCGCCTCCTGGCCGGAAACCAGGTCGTGA
- a CDS encoding heme ABC transporter ATP-binding protein produces MTHHPHTRATEKAEMHAVAIDGHKINFSYGRRPVLRDVNVTVHHGEVFGLLGPNGAGKSTLLGVLAGDLRSDGGVMLNGRALTEYTRRDLARVRAVMPQSSEFPFSYLVHDIVHMGRSCWRKDPVRDEQVVCSAMQRTEVAEMADRDVTRLSGGEKARVTLARVLAQETPIVFLDEPTAALDIAHQERTMELCAELADGGAAVVAVMHDIQLAATFCDTVALMRSGRIVACGPPADVLTSKRLSTVYDWPIEVVTLLGGKTAVMPVRRGRGR; encoded by the coding sequence ATGACACACCACCCCCACACCCGAGCGACGGAGAAGGCCGAGATGCACGCGGTCGCGATAGATGGGCACAAGATCAACTTCTCCTACGGTCGTCGGCCCGTTCTCCGCGATGTCAACGTCACGGTCCACCATGGGGAGGTCTTCGGCCTGCTTGGCCCCAATGGTGCGGGCAAATCAACCCTACTCGGCGTCCTGGCCGGCGATCTGCGCAGCGACGGCGGCGTTATGCTCAACGGCCGCGCGCTGACGGAGTACACGCGGCGCGATCTGGCGCGCGTTCGTGCGGTTATGCCGCAGTCGAGCGAATTTCCGTTCTCTTACCTCGTGCACGACATCGTGCATATGGGGCGTTCATGTTGGCGTAAGGACCCTGTTCGGGATGAGCAAGTTGTGTGTTCCGCCATGCAACGCACAGAGGTAGCGGAGATGGCTGACCGCGATGTTACAAGACTCTCCGGCGGAGAGAAGGCGCGGGTGACACTTGCGCGTGTACTGGCACAGGAGACGCCCATCGTCTTCTTAGATGAGCCGACGGCGGCCCTCGACATCGCACACCAGGAACGGACGATGGAACTGTGCGCCGAACTTGCCGACGGCGGTGCCGCCGTCGTCGCGGTGATGCACGATATTCAACTGGCCGCCACCTTCTGCGACACCGTTGCCCTCATGCGAAGCGGCCGCATCGTCGCCTGTGGTCCTCCCGCCGATGTCCTCACCTCGAAGAGGTTGAGCACGGTATACGACTGGCCGATCGAAGTAGTCACACTTCTCGGTGGTAAAACAGCCGTTATGCCCGTGCGGCGTGGCCGCGGACGGTGA
- a CDS encoding iron ABC transporter permease has product MSAATDVGGHPLEIALPMRGRDGDAEPSAASAGLRRRRRRRLITFGMLVACVLVLVTVSACVGQYPVSASDVWRALASRIGLAKPVDDPVVIAALWNIRFPRIVLGLLIGASLAVAGTVMQAVFSNPLAEPGIIGVSSGSAVGASVAIVLVPHALGGFSVPLAAFCSGLFAAMTVYLLSRSGGRADVLTLVLVGIAITAVCTALTSIATYLAPTAARDQIVFWQMGSLGGATWMQVAIVGAIALVALPCAVLLSPSLDTLALGESAAGHVGLNVGRLRLVAIALSALLTAAAVSYAGVIAFVGLIVPHVLRLAIGPLNRFLIPATMLGGAALITLSDTVARTLIPFADLPIGIFTALVGGPTFFILLRTKLRGGGRMP; this is encoded by the coding sequence GTGAGTGCCGCAACGGATGTTGGCGGTCATCCGCTGGAAATTGCCTTGCCGATGCGGGGGCGCGACGGCGACGCCGAGCCGTCTGCTGCCTCTGCCGGGCTGCGTCGCCGTCGTCGGCGACGGTTGATCACCTTCGGCATGCTGGTCGCGTGTGTCCTGGTACTGGTGACGGTGTCAGCATGTGTCGGCCAGTATCCCGTGTCGGCTTCCGACGTGTGGCGTGCCCTAGCTTCTCGTATCGGACTCGCGAAGCCCGTAGATGACCCCGTTGTCATCGCCGCGCTTTGGAACATCCGTTTTCCGCGCATTGTGCTGGGCCTACTCATAGGTGCGTCGTTGGCAGTCGCCGGCACGGTGATGCAGGCCGTTTTCTCCAACCCCCTTGCCGAGCCAGGCATTATAGGGGTCTCCTCCGGATCGGCCGTCGGCGCCTCGGTCGCGATTGTGCTTGTACCACATGCGCTTGGTGGCTTCAGTGTGCCGTTGGCGGCTTTCTGTTCCGGCCTGTTCGCCGCCATGACGGTTTACCTGCTGTCCCGCTCCGGCGGAAGAGCAGATGTGCTGACTCTCGTGCTCGTCGGCATCGCGATAACGGCGGTGTGCACGGCCTTGACCTCGATTGCCACCTATTTGGCACCGACGGCGGCACGTGACCAGATCGTCTTCTGGCAGATGGGATCCTTGGGCGGGGCGACCTGGATGCAGGTTGCAATCGTTGGAGCCATTGCGCTCGTGGCGCTGCCCTGTGCGGTGCTTCTGAGCCCTTCGCTTGACACGCTGGCGCTGGGCGAAAGCGCCGCGGGCCATGTTGGGCTGAATGTGGGGCGACTGCGCCTCGTCGCAATCGCCCTGAGTGCGTTACTGACTGCGGCGGCTGTCAGCTATGCGGGGGTGATCGCCTTCGTCGGGCTGATCGTGCCACATGTTCTACGGCTTGCCATCGGCCCACTGAACCGGTTCTTGATTCCCGCCACCATGTTGGGAGGCGCGGCACTTATCACGCTCTCGGATACTGTCGCCCGTACACTCATACCGTTTGCCGACCTCCCCATCGGTATCTTCACCGCCCTGGTCGGAGGGCCAACCTTCTTTATTCTGCTGCGGACGAAGCTCCGCGGCGGTGGGAGGATGCCATGA
- a CDS encoding ABC transporter substrate-binding protein: MKRTTTALAACVTLLLSGCGSDTAENSPSASSSTAATASAPASGTTAETLDLPDAHSLTGLSEAEDIPDPEPIEGSYAQQLPATVTDAEGNSVTVTDTSRILALDLYGTFSRTVISLGYGENIVGRTVSSTENQLADLPVVTENGHSLNAEAILALNPTVILADRSIGPPEVIDQVKAAGIPVIILDSERSIESTGPLIQSVADALGVPQAGQALVERTEAETNSAIEQIAQWEPEEPLHIVFLYVRGTAGVFFILGEEDGATALITALGGYDVASANGITATTPANAEALLTLDPEVILVMSGGLESTGGVDGLLSRAGVSETRAGANQRIVSIPDGISLSFGPQTGDTLLAIGRALYGVDDAG, translated from the coding sequence ATGAAGAGAACGACGACAGCTCTCGCAGCATGTGTCACGCTACTTTTGTCCGGCTGCGGAAGTGACACCGCGGAGAACAGCCCGTCCGCCTCGTCATCGACGGCGGCCACAGCGTCTGCTCCTGCAAGCGGCACGACAGCCGAGACCCTCGACCTTCCGGACGCACATTCCTTGACCGGGCTCTCCGAGGCGGAAGACATTCCCGATCCGGAGCCGATTGAGGGGAGTTACGCGCAGCAGCTCCCCGCGACGGTGACGGATGCCGAGGGTAACAGTGTGACAGTTACGGACACCTCGCGAATCCTCGCACTGGACCTGTATGGCACGTTTTCCCGAACGGTGATTTCGCTCGGCTACGGCGAGAATATCGTGGGGCGAACGGTCTCTTCCACGGAGAATCAGCTGGCCGACCTCCCGGTTGTCACTGAGAACGGGCACTCGCTCAATGCGGAGGCAATTCTTGCCCTCAATCCGACGGTTATTCTCGCGGACCGTAGCATTGGGCCTCCTGAGGTCATTGACCAAGTGAAAGCAGCGGGTATTCCAGTGATCATTCTCGATTCGGAACGGTCCATCGAATCGACCGGGCCGCTTATCCAGTCGGTTGCCGACGCGCTTGGGGTACCGCAGGCCGGGCAAGCCCTCGTGGAGCGTACGGAAGCTGAGACGAATTCGGCGATTGAACAAATCGCACAGTGGGAGCCCGAGGAACCCCTGCACATAGTCTTTCTCTATGTACGCGGGACGGCAGGCGTGTTCTTCATTCTGGGTGAGGAAGATGGGGCGACGGCGTTAATCACCGCACTCGGGGGCTACGATGTTGCCAGTGCGAATGGAATCACGGCGACAACCCCGGCGAACGCAGAGGCTTTGCTCACTTTAGATCCAGAGGTAATTCTGGTGATGTCCGGCGGCTTGGAATCCACGGGAGGCGTTGACGGTCTCCTCAGCCGCGCGGGAGTCAGCGAAACGCGCGCGGGAGCGAACCAGAGGATTGTCTCGATCCCCGATGGTATTTCACTCTCGTTTGGTCCGCAGACCGGCGACACCTTGCTCGCGATAGGACGGGCACTGTACGGGGTGGATGACGCCGGGTGA
- a CDS encoding HtaA domain-containing protein: MFVKTRRKLVAVLAASVLACGGISAAASAALAAPEPVVVRAQSVPVTGSMDWGLKSSWRDYLARPFVGGQTSASGGASVNADGTYHFPVASGQSFDPDNAGTLALSGAIHSTGHEGVLDITFSNPVISYIPNGTSTLQMTVSSKDQATGEMQNYGQVNFATLSGSSVVTNGLTSTINFSTVTLTDAGAAGFGGFYSAGTSLDPITVTVTGSAVPTEEPTTAEPSGEPTVEPSTEPSEEPTVTPTTNPSEEPTTAPTTAEPTTNPGTTSPSSSPSASTSTPKNTGGTGTTPTTNSPQSATSGSAARQCTVDPTKKRVTSGTLSWALRSSFTTYIRGSIAKGNWTTASGANWGGSQFNFTARGGLFDTSSNSGTVYYSGAVHFTGHNGLLDMMIANPELQINGQTGTLYLNVSSSDTSGNKTDYGKVAFANVRFSSVNVSGTSLSFLTSSVTLTESGAKAFAGFYSAGEALDTFSGSAALTNATACDPHTGELVTYDAFGNEVSRSASGESAFSLARTGADVTTAVALALVSLALGAAVLVARRRALI, from the coding sequence ATGTTCGTGAAGACGAGGCGCAAGCTGGTCGCGGTACTAGCGGCGAGCGTTCTTGCCTGCGGTGGGATTTCGGCAGCCGCGTCGGCTGCGCTAGCGGCACCGGAGCCGGTAGTAGTGCGCGCTCAGAGCGTTCCGGTTACCGGCTCGATGGACTGGGGGTTGAAGTCGTCTTGGCGCGACTATCTAGCCCGCCCCTTTGTTGGTGGGCAGACTTCGGCAAGTGGTGGCGCCTCCGTGAATGCGGACGGAACCTATCATTTTCCCGTTGCCAGTGGCCAGAGTTTCGATCCCGATAACGCGGGTACATTGGCTCTGTCCGGTGCGATCCACTCAACGGGACACGAGGGCGTCCTCGACATCACCTTCTCCAATCCGGTCATTAGCTACATCCCGAATGGCACGTCCACGTTGCAGATGACTGTGTCATCGAAGGACCAGGCGACGGGTGAGATGCAGAACTACGGACAGGTCAACTTTGCGACGCTCAGCGGCAGCTCCGTCGTAACGAACGGTCTGACTTCCACGATCAACTTTTCTACGGTGACTCTGACCGACGCCGGTGCGGCCGGGTTCGGAGGTTTCTATAGTGCCGGCACTAGTCTCGACCCCATTACGGTGACGGTCACGGGCTCGGCGGTGCCAACTGAGGAGCCGACGACGGCGGAGCCGTCAGGGGAGCCGACTGTTGAACCGAGCACTGAACCGTCGGAAGAACCCACCGTTACGCCGACCACCAATCCCTCGGAGGAGCCGACGACGGCTCCTACCACTGCAGAGCCGACTACAAATCCGGGAACGACTTCTCCGTCGTCGTCGCCTTCCGCTTCGACGAGTACCCCGAAGAACACCGGTGGCACCGGAACGACGCCTACGACGAACTCGCCCCAGTCCGCTACCTCGGGAAGTGCGGCCAGACAGTGCACGGTTGATCCGACTAAGAAGCGCGTAACTTCCGGCACGCTGTCATGGGCTCTGCGTTCTTCGTTCACCACATACATCCGCGGTTCCATTGCCAAGGGCAACTGGACAACAGCCAGCGGTGCGAACTGGGGAGGATCGCAGTTCAATTTCACGGCCCGCGGCGGTCTGTTTGATACTTCCTCTAATTCCGGGACGGTCTATTACAGTGGCGCGGTTCACTTCACCGGGCACAACGGGCTGCTGGATATGATGATCGCGAATCCGGAGCTGCAGATTAACGGTCAGACGGGAACGCTCTACCTGAACGTTTCGTCCAGCGATACCAGCGGCAACAAGACTGACTATGGCAAGGTGGCGTTCGCCAACGTCCGCTTCTCCAGCGTGAACGTCTCTGGCACATCGCTGAGTTTCCTGACCTCCAGCGTGACGTTGACCGAGTCGGGTGCAAAAGCGTTCGCGGGCTTCTATTCGGCCGGTGAGGCTCTTGACACCTTCAGCGGCTCGGCTGCGTTGACGAACGCGACCGCGTGTGACCCGCATACCGGCGAGTTGGTGACCTACGATGCTTTCGGCAATGAGGTATCTCGGTCGGCGAGCGGCGAAAGTGCCTTCTCGCTTGCGCGCACTGGTGCGGATGTTACCACTGCTGTTGCGCTGGCGTTGGTTTCCCTCGCTTTGGGCGCCGCCGTGCTGGTCGCTCGGCGGCGGGCACTTATCTGA
- the gatB gene encoding Asp-tRNA(Asn)/Glu-tRNA(Gln) amidotransferase subunit GatB, whose protein sequence is MDELMDFDEAVARFDPVIGLEVHVELGTKTKMFDGAPNVFGGEPNTYVTPVSLGLPGSLPVMNRTAVEYAVKIGLALNCSIAESCRFARKNYFYPDLVKAFQTSQSDEPIAYEGHLDLDLADGSTYRFPIERAHMEEDAGKNIHVGGDAGRIQGAQYSLVDYNRAGVPLVEIVSHPATGVGRNAPEIAATYVRSLRDIFRALGVSEARMERGNVRADVNVSLRESPDAPFGTRTETKNVNSFRGIEAAVRYEIQRQAAILAAGGSVVQETRHYHEEDGTTSAGRVKSDAEDYRYFPEPDLLPVVSPPEWVEQIRASLPELPAARRRRVKEEWGLSAEELRDLVNADALDLVEATVRAGATPAGARKWWMGDIARFAKEQDLPLDAAPVTPTDVAELDTLVQEGKLTDKLARQALEGVLAGEGTPSQVVAARGLEVVSDDGALVAAVEEALAANPDVVEKIRNGKVQAAGAIVGAVMKATGGKANAARVRELVMERCQ, encoded by the coding sequence ATGGATGAGTTGATGGATTTTGATGAGGCCGTGGCCCGCTTCGATCCGGTGATTGGGTTGGAGGTTCACGTCGAACTGGGAACGAAGACAAAGATGTTCGACGGCGCACCGAACGTGTTCGGCGGGGAGCCGAATACGTACGTCACGCCGGTGTCATTGGGGCTTCCGGGTTCTCTTCCGGTGATGAACCGAACCGCGGTGGAGTATGCGGTGAAGATCGGCTTGGCATTGAACTGTTCAATCGCAGAGTCCTGCCGCTTTGCCCGTAAGAATTACTTCTATCCCGACCTTGTGAAGGCGTTCCAAACCTCGCAGTCTGACGAACCCATTGCTTATGAGGGCCACTTGGACCTCGATCTGGCCGACGGCTCGACGTACCGGTTCCCGATCGAGCGCGCTCATATGGAGGAGGACGCCGGTAAGAACATCCATGTCGGCGGCGACGCCGGGCGTATCCAAGGCGCCCAGTACTCCCTGGTGGATTACAACCGAGCCGGAGTGCCCCTCGTGGAGATCGTCTCTCACCCGGCTACCGGAGTGGGGAGGAATGCGCCGGAGATCGCGGCGACCTATGTGCGTTCGCTGCGTGACATCTTCCGGGCGTTGGGCGTCTCGGAAGCGCGAATGGAGCGTGGTAATGTTCGTGCCGATGTCAATGTCTCCTTGCGGGAGAGCCCCGATGCGCCCTTTGGAACCCGTACCGAAACGAAGAACGTGAACTCCTTCCGGGGGATTGAGGCCGCGGTGCGGTACGAGATCCAGCGGCAGGCGGCGATTCTCGCCGCCGGGGGAAGCGTGGTACAAGAGACTAGACATTATCACGAGGAAGATGGGACGACATCTGCTGGGCGAGTGAAGTCCGATGCAGAGGATTATCGCTATTTCCCGGAGCCCGATCTGTTGCCCGTCGTCTCGCCGCCGGAATGGGTGGAGCAGATCCGCGCATCGCTTCCCGAACTACCGGCTGCCCGTCGTCGCCGCGTGAAGGAAGAGTGGGGCCTGTCAGCGGAAGAGCTCAGAGACCTCGTGAATGCCGACGCCCTGGACTTGGTGGAGGCGACGGTGCGTGCTGGCGCAACACCGGCCGGTGCACGCAAATGGTGGATGGGCGATATAGCTCGTTTCGCGAAGGAACAGGATCTACCACTGGATGCTGCCCCTGTTACCCCGACCGATGTGGCCGAGTTGGACACGTTGGTGCAGGAGGGCAAGCTGACCGACAAATTGGCCCGTCAGGCGCTCGAGGGCGTGTTGGCGGGTGAAGGCACACCGTCACAGGTAGTTGCCGCGCGTGGCTTGGAAGTGGTTTCCGACGACGGTGCCCTGGTTGCCGCCGTGGAGGAGGCGCTTGCCGCCAATCCGGATGTGGTGGAGAAGATCAGGAACGGCAAGGTGCAGGCGGCGGGAGCCATTGTCGGTGCCGTGATGAAGGCGACCGGTGGTAAGGCCAACGCGGCACGTGTGCGTGAGCTGGTTATGGAGCGCTGCCAGTAG
- the gatA gene encoding Asp-tRNA(Asn)/Glu-tRNA(Gln) amidotransferase subunit GatA: MNELLTKSALELADMLAAGQITSVELTQACLERIHAVNERVNAFLYVDDAGALAAARDVDARRAAGEPLGRLAGVPVAVKDNMVTQGKPTTCASKILEGWLPPYDATVVTRLREAGMPIVGKTNMDEFAMGSSTEHSAFGPTRNPWDLGRIPGGSGGGSAAAVGAYMVPLALGSDTGGSIRQPAAVTGTVGVKPTYGAVSRYGLVAMASSLDQIGPVARTVADAAALQEVIGGYDPYDSTSLNEPVPSFERIVSDAASAAGRGTDAPSSSENTPLAGVRIGVVKELSGEGYQAGVLASFRCAVDVLRALGAEVVEVSCPSFDYALAAYYLIMPAEASSNLARFDGMRYGMRVEPTEGPVTAETVMAATREAGFGDEVKRRIILGTHVLSAGYYDAYYGSAQKVRTLVQRDFAQAFAQVDVLVSPTAPTTAFAFGEKMDDPMAMYLNDIATIPANLAGVPGLSLPSGLAEDGLPVGFQVLAPAQGDDVMYRIAGALEAGLGTPLAASSPAAQWEENA, encoded by the coding sequence ATGAACGAACTCCTGACAAAGTCTGCTCTTGAACTGGCGGACATGCTGGCAGCGGGTCAGATTACGTCGGTCGAATTGACGCAGGCGTGCCTGGAGCGTATTCACGCCGTCAACGAGAGGGTGAATGCATTCCTTTACGTCGACGACGCCGGTGCGCTTGCCGCCGCGCGTGACGTTGATGCCCGCCGCGCGGCGGGTGAACCTCTGGGAAGACTCGCCGGAGTGCCGGTCGCTGTCAAGGACAATATGGTGACCCAGGGCAAGCCGACAACTTGCGCTTCGAAGATTCTGGAGGGCTGGCTGCCTCCCTATGACGCTACGGTGGTCACGCGCCTGCGGGAAGCCGGGATGCCGATTGTGGGCAAGACGAATATGGATGAGTTTGCGATGGGCTCGTCCACCGAGCACTCCGCCTTTGGACCTACCCGCAATCCGTGGGATCTTGGACGCATCCCAGGAGGATCGGGTGGCGGGTCAGCGGCTGCGGTGGGCGCTTACATGGTGCCATTGGCCCTCGGGTCGGACACCGGCGGGTCGATCCGACAGCCAGCCGCCGTAACGGGCACGGTCGGCGTAAAGCCCACCTATGGCGCGGTGTCCCGCTACGGCTTGGTGGCCATGGCATCGTCTCTTGATCAGATCGGCCCGGTGGCACGTACCGTTGCGGACGCGGCGGCCTTGCAGGAAGTCATCGGCGGCTATGACCCCTATGACTCCACATCGTTGAATGAGCCGGTGCCGTCCTTTGAACGTATTGTGAGCGATGCCGCGAGTGCGGCCGGAAGAGGCACGGACGCGCCGTCGTCGTCGGAGAACACGCCGTTGGCTGGTGTGCGCATCGGAGTTGTGAAAGAGCTTTCCGGTGAGGGCTACCAGGCGGGTGTGCTCGCTTCCTTCCGCTGCGCCGTCGACGTACTGCGGGCATTGGGAGCGGAGGTTGTCGAAGTGTCATGCCCGTCCTTCGATTACGCTCTCGCGGCCTACTACTTGATCATGCCGGCGGAGGCATCCTCTAACCTGGCTCGTTTCGACGGAATGCGTTATGGCATGCGCGTCGAGCCGACGGAAGGTCCGGTGACCGCTGAGACCGTTATGGCGGCCACTCGTGAGGCAGGGTTTGGTGACGAGGTCAAGCGGCGGATCATCTTGGGAACGCATGTGCTCTCGGCCGGATACTACGATGCGTATTACGGCAGCGCGCAGAAGGTGCGCACATTGGTGCAGCGTGACTTTGCCCAGGCCTTCGCCCAGGTGGATGTACTCGTATCGCCGACCGCGCCCACCACTGCGTTCGCCTTCGGGGAGAAGATGGATGATCCCATGGCTATGTACCTCAATGACATCGCCACGATTCCGGCCAATTTGGCCGGTGTTCCAGGGCTTTCGCTGCCGTCGGGACTTGCCGAGGACGGCCTACCGGTCGGATTTCAGGTGCTGGCGCCGGCACAGGGCGACGACGTGATGTACCGTATCGCGGGTGCATTGGAGGCAGGCTTGGGAACGCCGCTTGCCGCCAGCAGCCCGGCTGCTCAGTGGGAGGAGAACGCCTGA
- the gatC gene encoding Asp-tRNA(Asn)/Glu-tRNA(Gln) amidotransferase subunit GatC, whose product MSSISADEVARVARLARIALTPEEIERLAGELDVIASAAAKVSEVATPDVPATSHPIPLTNVMREDIAVETLDRSEVLAAAPASEDGKFLVPQILGEE is encoded by the coding sequence ATGTCGTCAATTTCAGCAGACGAGGTTGCCCGTGTGGCGCGCCTCGCACGAATAGCCTTGACCCCGGAGGAGATTGAGCGTTTGGCGGGTGAGCTCGATGTTATTGCGTCGGCTGCCGCGAAGGTCTCCGAGGTGGCTACTCCGGATGTTCCGGCTACCAGTCACCCGATTCCTCTCACCAACGTCATGCGAGAGGATATCGCCGTCGAGACTCTGGACCGCTCCGAGGTTCTTGCCGCCGCTCCGGCCAGCGAGGATGGCAAATTCCTTGTACCGCAGATCTTGGGGGAGGAATAA